A genome region from Natronosalvus rutilus includes the following:
- a CDS encoding metal-dependent hydrolase → MELTWHGHSTWHVTVGSTDLLIDPFFDNPKTDLEADDLETPDYVLLTHGHADHIADAGAFSDATLVATPELVSYCQDEFGFEDAVGGMGMNIGGTVECGDAFVTMHRADHTNGIMSEYDVDAGMPTGFVVSNTKPTQVADEESTTFYHAGDTGLMTEMREVIGPYLEPDAAALPIGDHFTMGPWQAAIAADWLDVDYALPMHYDTFPPIEQDPDDFAREVKATGSSAEVVALEGDETFDL, encoded by the coding sequence ATGGAGCTCACCTGGCACGGCCACTCGACGTGGCACGTCACCGTCGGCAGTACCGACCTGCTGATCGACCCGTTCTTCGACAACCCAAAGACGGACCTCGAGGCCGACGACCTTGAGACGCCGGACTACGTGTTGCTCACGCACGGCCACGCCGACCACATCGCTGACGCCGGCGCCTTTTCGGATGCCACACTCGTGGCGACCCCGGAACTCGTCTCCTACTGCCAGGACGAGTTTGGCTTCGAGGACGCCGTCGGCGGCATGGGCATGAACATCGGCGGGACCGTCGAGTGCGGCGACGCCTTCGTCACGATGCACCGCGCCGACCACACCAACGGCATCATGAGCGAGTACGACGTCGACGCCGGGATGCCCACCGGGTTCGTCGTCTCGAACACGAAGCCGACCCAGGTCGCAGACGAGGAGTCGACGACGTTCTACCACGCTGGCGACACCGGCCTCATGACCGAGATGCGGGAGGTCATCGGGCCGTATCTCGAGCCCGACGCCGCAGCGCTGCCCATCGGCGATCACTTCACGATGGGGCCGTGGCAGGCAGCCATCGCGGCCGACTGGCTCGACGTCGACTACGCGCTCCCGATGCACTACGATACGTTCCCGCCGATCGAGCAGGACCCCGATGACTTCGCTCGAGAGGTGAAAGCGACGGGGAGCAGTGCGGAGGTCGTCGCTCTCGAGGGCGACGAGACGTTCGACCTCTGA
- a CDS encoding OsmC family protein, whose product MTKEVTTISEEGFSATNEVRDFSVDIDATGEEAPDTLESLLAAYGSCYVPALRVGGQQRGVEELGKIEIDVSGDLNDDDKLESTAFDIRVEADVDDETGQKILDRAFELCKVHDALKDSLHAETSFQGDAF is encoded by the coding sequence ATGACGAAAGAAGTCACCACTATCTCCGAGGAGGGGTTCAGTGCGACGAACGAGGTCCGCGACTTCAGCGTCGACATCGACGCCACCGGCGAGGAGGCCCCGGACACGCTCGAGAGCCTGCTCGCGGCCTACGGCTCCTGTTACGTCCCTGCCCTGCGCGTCGGCGGCCAGCAGCGCGGCGTCGAGGAACTGGGGAAAATCGAGATCGACGTCTCCGGTGACCTGAACGACGACGACAAACTCGAGTCGACGGCCTTCGACATTCGCGTCGAAGCCGACGTCGACGACGAGACGGGCCAGAAGATCCTCGACCGCGCGTTCGAACTCTGCAAGGTTCACGACGCGCTGAAGGACAGCCTCCACGCCGAGACGTCGTTCCAGGGCGACGCATTCTAA
- a CDS encoding DUF4870 domain-containing protein: protein MSNDTPAPDVTDVAETTIADERTQETSLGPDENVLGALSYVFGIVSGLLVYLLEDENEFARFHAAQSIALCVGVIALYAGLTIVGVTVSVVLGDVFLIGWLVGAGLSIVSLFVWFALFLVWLYLVVTAFQGKRTRIPVVGNLAESTLL, encoded by the coding sequence ATGTCAAACGACACTCCCGCACCTGACGTGACGGACGTCGCGGAGACGACGATCGCCGACGAACGAACCCAGGAGACGAGCCTCGGACCGGACGAGAACGTCCTCGGGGCGCTGTCGTACGTCTTCGGCATCGTCAGCGGATTACTCGTCTACCTGCTCGAGGACGAAAACGAGTTCGCCAGGTTCCACGCCGCCCAGAGCATCGCCCTCTGCGTCGGTGTGATCGCCCTGTACGCCGGCCTGACGATCGTCGGGGTGACGGTCTCGGTCGTCCTGGGCGACGTCTTCCTGATCGGGTGGCTTGTCGGGGCTGGACTCTCGATCGTCTCGCTGTTCGTCTGGTTCGCGCTCTTCCTGGTCTGGCTGTACCTGGTCGTCACGGCGTTCCAGGGCAAGCGCACTCGAATCCCGGTCGTCGGGAACCTCGCGGAATCGACCCTGCTCTGA